In the Desulfuromonadales bacterium genome, one interval contains:
- a CDS encoding DMT family transporter — MIPYFLLTLSALLWSGNFVLSRAVVTLIPPVGLLFWRWTVALAVLFPIVLPRLRRQWPLIRANLKLFPLYGLLGVTLFNLLIYTAMHTTTAINAALVNSAIPVLILFFSRIFYGQSVSGRQWIGIGLSLAGVATIILRGDPSAALHLSFTTGDLLVLAAAASWALYSVGLRYYPQGLDPLVFLFVIALFGLAFIAPLYALEIASGKVVEPTPATLASIAYVGIFASVIAFVAWNSGIRRVGAQAGGQFIHLMPAFSTLLAVLFLHERLLPFHAVGIGLIVAGILFATLRPKS, encoded by the coding sequence TTGATACCCTACTTCCTCCTCACCCTCAGCGCTCTTCTCTGGTCGGGCAATTTCGTCCTGAGCCGGGCGGTCGTCACCCTGATTCCGCCGGTCGGACTGCTCTTCTGGCGCTGGACCGTGGCACTGGCCGTCCTCTTCCCGATCGTCCTCCCCCGCCTGCGGCGGCAGTGGCCGCTCATCCGCGCCAACCTGAAACTCTTTCCCCTCTACGGCCTGCTCGGGGTGACCCTGTTCAACCTGCTGATCTACACCGCCATGCACACCACCACCGCCATCAACGCCGCCCTGGTCAACTCGGCCATCCCGGTGCTGATCCTCTTCTTTTCCCGGATATTCTACGGCCAGTCCGTATCGGGCAGGCAGTGGATCGGCATCGGCCTTTCCCTGGCCGGGGTGGCGACGATCATTCTGCGCGGCGATCCGTCAGCGGCGCTCCACCTTTCCTTCACCACCGGCGACCTGCTGGTGCTGGCAGCAGCCGCCTCCTGGGCGCTCTATTCGGTCGGCCTGCGCTACTACCCGCAGGGGCTCGACCCTCTGGTCTTTCTCTTTGTCATCGCCCTGTTCGGCCTGGCCTTTATCGCCCCCCTCTATGCCTTGGAGATCGCCTCCGGCAAGGTGGTCGAGCCGACCCCCGCGACGCTGGCCAGCATCGCCTATGTGGGGATCTTTGCCTCCGTGATCGCCTTCGTGGCCTGGAACAGCGGCATCCGCAGGGTCGGCGCCCAGGCGGGCGGCCAATTCATCCACCTCATGCCCGCCTTCAGCACCCTCCTGGCGGTTCTCTTTCTCCACGAGCGGCTCCTGCCCTTCCATGCCGTCGGCATCGGCTTGATAGTCGCCGGCATTCTCTTTGCCACTCTGCGACCAAAGTCATGA